Within Myceligenerans xiligouense, the genomic segment GCCGCGGTCGCCGAGGATGCTTCCGGCGAGCAGCCCGAGCGCCGCGACCGCCCAGAGCGGGGACAGCACGATCAGCGGCACGCACAGCACCGCGCCGAGCGCGGCGACCGCGGCCCCCGCCCGCGGTCCCGTCGCGAACCCGCCGGGCAGGCTGCCCTGGCGCAGGTACAGCGGCACGTGCAGGCGCGTGCGGTGGAACACCTTGCGGAAGATGGTCCGCAGGCTGTCGTCGTGGTCGTGCGCACCCCGGACCGCGTTGGAGCTGTGCGACTCGTACCGCGCGGTCAGGCGGTCGGCGTAGTCGCCGTCCTCGGTGTGCCGCAGGGTCGTGTTGAACGGCCCCACCGCGCGGAACACCTCGGCCCGGATCATGAGGATGGCCGTGTGGACGGTGCCGATCCGCCCCTCCTGCTCCGTGAACCAGTAGTGCTGGTGCAGGCACCGGTAGGTCTCGACCGGTCCGTCCGGGATCAGGGGCTCGGGCCCGTAGGTCCCGCACAGCGCACCGATCCGCTCGTTCTCCCGCATGAGCCCGACGGCACGGGTGACGGCGTCGGGCCGCATCGCGACGTCCGCGTCGATGAACATGATGAACTCGCCGCGAGCGTGCTCCGCGCCGGTGTTCCGGGCGGTGGCGGCGCCGCTGTTGGCTCCCGTGCTCACCACGGTGACCCCGAGGGCCCGGGCCACCTCCACGGAGTCGTCGGTGGAGCAGTCGTCGGCGAGCAGGATCTCCATGTTCTCGTAGGTCTGCGCGAGCAGTGCCTCCAGGCACAGGCGGAGTGCCGGACCGGTGTTGTAGTTCGGCACGACGACCGAGACCAGACCTGAAATCCCCATTGTTGGTTCCTTACGGTGTGCTGCTGACAGTCGGACGCGGACGGGTGGGAACGGGCTAGGGCAGGACGGTGCCGACCACGAGGCAGACACCGGTCACGATGCCCACCACGATCGTGACCCGGTCCGAGGCGATGTCCTTCGACGGGTCGCCGCCCTGCCGCTTGACGAGGACGAGCTGCAGGTACCGCACGACGAGCCCGGCGACGAGGACCGCCGACAGCAGCACGAACACGCCGGACGCCCCGGGGGAGAAGATCTCGTTCACGTGGAGGGCGTAGGTGAGCAGCGTCGTGACCGCCGCCAGCCCGATGAGCTGGTCCAGGAAGGGCACGGAGTACCCCGCGAGGGCCGACCGGTGCCGGGTGTCGGCGAGTCCGATCTCGTGGCGGCGCTTCCCCGCGGCGAACATCATGCAGGCCGCGAAGACGGAGGCGGCCAGGAGCACCGACGGCTCGCCCTCGGCGGCGATCGACCCTTGGAGGTAGCGGAGCGCGAACCCGCCGGCGACGATGGCGATGTCCAGGACCGCGATGCGCTTGAGCCCGAAGCTGTACCCCACGTTGAGCAGGAGGTATGCCACGACGGGCCAGGAATCGACGATCGGCCTGAGCGCCATGAGCAGGCCGACGCCGGCGAGCAGCGCGACAGCGAGGACGACGGCGGCCGAGACGGGAACCCGGCCCGAGGCGACGGGGCGCGAGCGCTTGACGGGGTGCAGGCGGTCGGCATCCCGGTCGATGATGTCGTTGACCACGTAGACGGCCGACGAACCGGCGATGAACAGGGCCAGCGCCCAGGCCAGGTCCAGGGCGGCGGTGTTCCACGCCGTGACGCCCAGCATGCCGATCGGGACGACGAAGACGTTCTTGACCCACTGCTGAGGTCGTAGCAGGCGCCAGAGATCGGCTGCCTTCTCGCGTGCTGTCGTGGCCGCGGTAGCGGGGGGCCGGGGTCCACGGATTTCTGGGGTCAGTACATCCACGGTGCGATGCCTCTCGATCGACGGTCCTGCTAGAAGAGGAACTTGGCCAGTGCGAGGGCTCCCTGCCGCCACGCGTCCCGGCTGGTGACGCCGCCTCCGGCCGTGCTGCCCGGCTCTTGGCCCGCACGCTGTTCCCGCCACCAGTCGAAGGTCGCCAGGATCGCGTCGCGGTTCGACTGGCGCGGCCGGAAGCCGAGCCGCGTGACGCTCTCGCTGATGTCGACATAGCTGTCGCGCCGCAGCTTGTGGATCAGGCGCCCGTACACGGGGGACGCGCCGGCCTTCCCGAGCGCGCTGAGGACGGCCACCGTGGGCTGCTGCGGCAGACCGACGACCCGGCCGCCGTGCCCGGCGGCGTCGAGGACGGCCTGGAAGTCGTCGCGGAG encodes:
- a CDS encoding glycosyltransferase family 2 protein, which encodes MGISGLVSVVVPNYNTGPALRLCLEALLAQTYENMEILLADDCSTDDSVEVARALGVTVVSTGANSGAATARNTGAEHARGEFIMFIDADVAMRPDAVTRAVGLMRENERIGALCGTYGPEPLIPDGPVETYRCLHQHYWFTEQEGRIGTVHTAILMIRAEVFRAVGPFNTTLRHTEDGDYADRLTARYESHSSNAVRGAHDHDDSLRTIFRKVFHRTRLHVPLYLRQGSLPGGFATGPRAGAAVAALGAVLCVPLIVLSPLWAVAALGLLAGSILGDRGLYAFVLDRKGLGFTLFFAGVHHLVNCAIALAGGIGLLQWIVSPRFRRLYDRSGTAARP
- a CDS encoding UbiA prenyltransferase family protein codes for the protein MDVLTPEIRGPRPPATAATTAREKAADLWRLLRPQQWVKNVFVVPIGMLGVTAWNTAALDLAWALALFIAGSSAVYVVNDIIDRDADRLHPVKRSRPVASGRVPVSAAVVLAVALLAGVGLLMALRPIVDSWPVVAYLLLNVGYSFGLKRIAVLDIAIVAGGFALRYLQGSIAAEGEPSVLLAASVFAACMMFAAGKRRHEIGLADTRHRSALAGYSVPFLDQLIGLAAVTTLLTYALHVNEIFSPGASGVFVLLSAVLVAGLVVRYLQLVLVKRQGGDPSKDIASDRVTIVVGIVTGVCLVVGTVLP